DNA sequence from the Raphanus sativus cultivar WK10039 unplaced genomic scaffold, ASM80110v3 Scaffold3466, whole genome shotgun sequence genome:
TCATCAAATTTCTCGTATCAAAATTTCCTTATAGATTAGATTTTATCCAGCTGTAGCACTATGGTATATGCCTTTGTTTGTCATTGACATTGTCAATTAGCAGAGGAAAAAATCACTGATGATATTATACATATCATTACGCGAATGATTTGTTCCTTGTCGTACTTCACACAGTTTCAAACACAGCATAGTGAATTTGTTACTCGGACATCGTCGTAGTTGGTAACAAATTAAACTCGTTTGCTGTTGCATGTTCTTGATACCAATCGTATGTATGTTTGTAgatcttaattattttacttcTAGTACATCAACATCCAACTATTATGAATAGAGTTCTGTGATGATACAAAGACTAGCAACTTTCGTGAGGATGAACTTTGATATTTACTCACGTTTTCAACTACATGTTTACGACCAGTGGCTAGTGAAATTTGTAGTGGATTTGTATGATGACTATGCTTTTTTACTGTTTTGTCCAGATATTATAATAACAAGATGGACAATGAAGTTTTAGAAGACGCCATTGAAGAACCCATGTCTCCTCTCTCTAACGGAGACATTGCATTGTCTCCACTCTGTGACCACTACAACGATCAGATGAGGATTGATTCTCCTCCTACTTGTTCTGATGAAAAAATCATCGAGTCTTTGTACCAAAACCTCTTTAGCATTGTCCTCTGTCTTCAAATAGAGGAGTCTGGTAATGGTTCCGACACACCTCTGTCTCCGCCTTGCCCTGGAGCTCCAACGAAGCTTACAAGGTTTTCAAGAAACAAGGATCCAAGATTCCAAAGAAAGCTCTTCTGACATTGATTTTTAACATTGGAGCTGACTTTTAGTCTTGTTATGTTGTACTCTCTTGTGTACTATTTGTACTAAGTTGGATTGTTTATCTGAAAATgtcttttaaagaaaattaaaaacagCACTTACCATCCCACAAAAGCAACCATATGTTTGTTCCTAGAGATCAGAGACTGAACCAACTCAGTTTTTAAtcaaaccataaaaaaaaaaaaacaagcaaaaGCAAAAGCAATCATCAACACACAACCCATTAATTACTACTAGAGTCATTTTTTCTCTCAGATTCAGCTTCGGTCTCGAGGAGCAGGGGACGGTTTAGTGCCTTTAATCCCAAGTTCCTGAGACCTGCCCACCATTCTCGCCATCGAAGACGTCTGATAAGCCTGTGGCGCTGGCGAGCCACAAGTAGGCCATCCACGAGCCGTTGCCCTTTGTGCCGAATGCGAGCTCATGCTAGAGAAGGCGTAGGCTCTCCCTGATCTCTCGTACATCCTCCTGCTACTCATCCTCTCTTGCAAAGCCCCCAGCTCCGACGACAGCGACTGAACAAGCCCGTCGCCGCCCCGAGCGGACTGCGTCTCAGCCAACACCCTCTCTCGGTTCCTCAGAACCCCAACCGCTCCCTCCAAGTCACCACCGTCGGCTAAAATCCTAGCCTCGGACATAGCTTCCGACACAAGGAACCTGTTTAGCTGTCTGTCTACCTCTACAGACACAACTTCTTCACCAGTCACCTCCTCTGGCCTTCCGATGCTCAGCTCTTCCGACTCCACGCGGACTATCTCTCTGCTCACAGCATCTCTATAAACGCATCTGATCTTCACCAACCTCATCGACTCTTCCTCGCAAAGAGGGAGTTCAAGAATCACCAAAAAGTCCCTCTCTTCCTCCGCGTACATGTCTCCAACATCGATCTTAGCGCTTCTCCCATCAGACGACACTCTGCTTCTATAGCTCCCCGCTTTAATCGACGATATCTTCAACCCTCCCTCGTGAAGACACTCGATCTCAACAACCTGATCAAGAACCACAACGCTGAGTAGCCCTCCGATGCACTGCGCAAACGCGTCCCGGATCACACTCTCCGCCTCTATAAACGAGAACGTCCCGCTAGAGACTTGCGAGATCGTGTGCATGAGCTCAGCGTCGTGATCAACCCCGAACCCAAACGTATGAATCGGGATCCTGTTCACGGAGCTCGGAAGGAGAGACTCGTAATCAGTTCTCAAACGCATCTGAGAGCGAGAGAGAGTGAAGTTATCTCTTCCGTCAGAC
Encoded proteins:
- the LOC130506617 gene encoding cyclin-dependent protein kinase inhibitor SMR16-like, translating into MQLNGPRYVLHFPDYKILKSLKKKGAKTNKKLETSTTQRYYNNKMDNEVLEDAIEEPMSPLSNGDIALSPLCDHYNDQMRIDSPPTCSDEKIIESLYQNLFSIVLCLQIEESGNGSDTPLSPPCPGAPTKLTRFSRNKDPRFQRKLF
- the LOC130506616 gene encoding E3 ubiquitin-protein ligase WAV3-like is translated as MENTNNSRDVESNQSRSSSVDATLADPSSPPPPRSTSSSSGLPFSKSKCAICLDEMRKEDGKAIFTAECSHSFHFDCITSNVKHGNRICPLCRTEWKQVPLFVNDPVPVPVSPFPVQTGFEDDESLPTHGGSESSGVVVAAHHRQALEIKLLPQVSAVERSVTRGDFAVLVHLKAEGASGDDDRTPRTTTRAPLDLITVLDVSGSMEGTKLQLLKNAVAFVIDNLGETDRLSVIAFSSNARRLFPLRVMTETGKREAIQSVNSLVAGGGTNIAEGLKIGARVIADRRWRNPVSGMMLLSDGRDNFTLSRSQMRLRTDYESLLPSSVNRIPIHTFGFGVDHDAELMHTISQVSSGTFSFIEAESVIRDAFAQCIGGLLSVVVLDQVVEIECLHEGGLKISSIKAGSYRSRVSSDGRSAKIDVGDMYAEEERDFLVILELPLCEEESMRLVKIRCVYRDAVSREIVRVESEELSIGRPEEVTGEEVVSVEVDRQLNRFLVSEAMSEARILADGGDLEGAVGVLRNRERVLAETQSARGGDGLVQSLSSELGALQERMSSRRMYERSGRAYAFSSMSSHSAQRATARGWPTCGSPAPQAYQTSSMARMVGRSQELGIKGTKPSPAPRDRS